One window of the Eschrichtius robustus isolate mEscRob2 chromosome X, mEscRob2.pri, whole genome shotgun sequence genome contains the following:
- the GJB1 gene encoding gap junction beta-1 protein: protein MNWTGLYTLLSGVNRHSTAIGRVWLSVIFIFRIMVLVVAAESVWGDEKSSFICNTLQPGCNSVCYDHFFPISHVRLWSLQLILVSTPALLVAMHVAHQQHIEKKMLRLEGHGDPLHLEEVKRHKVHISGTLWWTYVISVVFRLLFEAAFMYVFYLLYPGYAMVRLVKCEAYPCPNTVDCFVSRPTEKTVFTVFMLAASGICIILNVAEVVYLIFRACARRAQRRSNPPSRKGSGGFGHRLSPEYKQNEINKLLSEQDGSLKDILRRSPGTGAGLAEKSDRCSAC, encoded by the coding sequence ATGAATTGGACAGGTTTGTACACCTTGCTCAGTGGTGTGAACCGGCATTCTACTGCCATTGGCCGAGTGTGGCTCTCGGTCATCTTTATCTTCAGAATCATGGTGCTGGTGGTGGCTGCTGAGAGTGTGTGGGGTGACGAGAAGtcttccttcatctgcaacacCCTCCAGCCTGGCTGCAACAGCGTCTGCTATGACCACTTTTTCCCCATTTCCCATGTGCGTCTGTGGTCTCTGCAGCTCATCTTGGTTTCCACCCCAGCTCTCCTCGTGGCCATGCACGTGGCTCACCAGCAGCacatagaaaagaaaatgctgcGACTTGAGGGCCACGGGGACCCCCTACACCTGGAGGAGGTGAAGAGGCACAAGGTCCACATCTCAGGGACACTGTGGTGGACCTATGTCATCAGCGTGGTCTTCCGGCTGCTGTTCGAGGCCGCCTTCATGTACGTCTTTTATCTGCTCTACCCTGGCTACGCCATGGTGCGGCTGGTCAAATGTGAGGCCTACCCCTGCCCCAACACAGTGGACTGCTTCGTGTCCCGCCCCACGGAGAAAACCGTCTTCACCGTCTTCATGCTGGCCGCCTCCGGCATCTGCATCATCCTCAACGTGGCCGAGGTGGTGTACCTCATCTTCCGGGCCTGTGCCCGCCGAGCCCAGCGCCGCTCCAATCCGCCCTCCCGCAAGGGCTCCGGGGGCTTCGGCCACCGCCTCTCACCTGAGTACAAGCAGAACGAGATCAACAAGCTGCTCAGCGAGCAGGACGGCTCCCTGAAAGACATACTGCGCCGCAGCCCCGGCACCGGGGCCGGGCTGGCCGAGAAGAGTGACCGCTGCTCGGCCTGCTGA